Proteins encoded in a region of the Fusarium falciforme chromosome 6, complete sequence genome:
- a CDS encoding MFS domain-containing protein — protein sequence MTAASASTAVIGSVELTSVSPFPATVAKSSSSGFFDTQPRRLGSNQNDGANTGSDDNGLESIATHTAPVEVVESWRYPRSNVFKTGATFWSMLTSGANDAAYGALIPYLEKYYDLSYIVVSLIFLSPFVGYILAAAINNMLHRKIGQRGIGVTCGICHIIAYIIISLHPPYPVLVLAYAVAGFGNGISDAAWNAWIGNLDRANETLGFLHAFYGIGGTISPLIATSLITKANLPWYNFYYVMIGLAVVELTTCTWAFWSNGGEVYRRTMEASNENHEGMKQALFQMPYARVTWLCAAFLLAYVGVEVSLGGWVVQFMIRVRNADAFPAGMTSVGFWLGLTLGRAILGFVTPLLGVKVAVALYLPATMALELVFWLVPQFYVSAVAVAFQGFFIGPLFPAVVIATTKMLPKHLHVSTIGFAAAFGGSGAAVLPFAVGAIAQAKGVQVLQPIILALLATLLALWLCLPRIGKKRD from the exons ATGACGGCCGCCAGCGCTTCCACTGCCGTGATTGGCTCTGTTGAGCTGACCTCTGTCAGCCCATTCCCTGCGACCGTGGCTAAGTCGTCGTCCAGTGGCTTCTTCGATACACAACCACGACGTCTTGGATCTAATCAGAATGACGGCGCCAATACTGGTTCTGACGACAATGGACTTGAGAGCATCGCCACTCATACGGCTCCTGTCGAAGTGGTGGAGAGCTGGAGGTATCCGCGCTCGAATGTGTTCAAGACGGGTGCCACATTCTGGAGCATGCTGACTTCTGGAGCCAATGATGCTGCCTATGGT GCCCTTATTCCATAC TTGGAAAAATACTATGATCTCAGCTACATTGTCGTCTCCCTTATTTTCCTCTCCCCGTTTGTCGGGTATATCCTTGCAGCCGCCATAAACAACATGCTGCATAGAAAGATCGGCCAGCGGGGCATAGGTGTTACTTGTGGAATATGCCACATCATTGCCTACATCATCATTTCTCTCCACCCTCCTTACCCTGTGCTGGTCTTGGCCTATGCGGTCGCTGGCTTTGGTAACGGTATTAGTGATGCTGCTTGGAATGCTTGGATTGGCAACTTGGACAGGGCAAACGAGACCCTGGGTTTTCTCCACGCGTTCTATGGCATTGGTGGCACCATCAGCCCTCTAATTGCTACCAGCTTGATTACGAAGGCCAACCTGCCGTGGTATAACTTTTACTATGTCATG ATCGGTCTCGCCGTCGTTGAACTCACTACGTGCACATGGGCTTTCTGGTCCAACGGCGGTGAAGTTTACCGCAGGACCATGGAGGCAAGCAACGAAAACCACGAAGGCATGAAGCAAGCACTCTTCCAGATGCCTTACGCTCGCGTCACCTGGCTCTGCGCCGCCTTTCTGCTTGCCTatgttggagttgaggtGTCCCTTGGCGGCTGGGTTGTCCAGTTCATGATCCGCGTTCGTAACGCTGATGCGTTCCCGGCTGGAATGACATCTGTGGGCTTTTGGCTGGGACTTACTCTCGGCCGTGCCATCCTGGGATTCGTTACTCCATTGCTTGGTGTAAAGGTTGCTGTGGCTCTTTACCTACCAGCCACTATGGCCCTGGAGCTCGTCTTCTGGCTGGTACCGCAGTTTTATGTCTCTGCCGTTGCTGTTGCCTTCCAGGGCTTCTTTATTGGACCTCTGTTCCCTGCCGTCGTCATTGCCACCACCAAGATGTTGCCTAAGCATCTGCATGTCAGCACCATAGGGTTTGCCGCAGCTTTTGGTGGTAGTGGAGCGGCTGTGCTGCCGTTTGCGGTCGGTGCCATCGCTCAGGCAAAGGGTGTCCAGGTTCTCCAACCAATTATTCTTGCGCTCTTGGCGACGCTCCTGGCTTTGTGGCTCTGCTTGCCTAGGATTGGAAAGAAGAGGGATTAG